In Mongoliitalea daihaiensis, one DNA window encodes the following:
- a CDS encoding NADH:ubiquinone reductase (Na(+)-transporting) subunit B produces the protein MKFLRDLLDKQKPLFKKGGKLENFYYAFEAGETFLFTPNHTNAIKGAQVKDAIDLKRMMITVVIAMIPCLLFGIYNTGHQHFLATGQTAGLWEDFGPKFLLGLQLVLPIVIVAYAAGGAVEATFAVIRKHPINEGFLVTGMLIPLVVPATLPLWQVALATVFAVVIAKEVFGGTGMNILNVAMTARAFLYFAYPAQISGDQVWTYLGDKAPVDGFSGATALAVAYNAGVDGEVATQALAEHNSSVQAGMFEFWNLFMGWIPGSIGETSTLMALVGAAILIATGVASWKIIVSGFAGAYAMGVVFNLFAGNNEYLAMPAEYHWVIGGLAFGIVFMATDPVSAAQTEVGKWIYGFLIGVLTVIIRVTNPAYPEGIMLAVLFMNVFAPLIDFYVVKANKKRRLQRATV, from the coding sequence ATGAAGTTTCTTAGAGATCTGTTGGACAAGCAGAAGCCCCTTTTTAAAAAAGGAGGCAAGTTGGAGAACTTTTACTATGCATTTGAGGCAGGTGAAACATTCTTGTTTACGCCTAACCACACCAATGCAATTAAAGGTGCTCAAGTGAAGGACGCGATTGACCTCAAAAGAATGATGATCACTGTGGTGATTGCGATGATACCATGTTTGTTGTTTGGTATCTACAACACAGGACATCAACATTTCTTGGCAACTGGTCAAACTGCGGGATTGTGGGAAGATTTCGGTCCTAAGTTTTTATTGGGACTTCAGCTCGTATTGCCAATCGTAATCGTTGCTTATGCAGCGGGTGGTGCGGTTGAAGCAACATTTGCTGTGATCCGTAAACACCCGATCAATGAAGGTTTCCTTGTAACAGGAATGTTGATTCCATTAGTTGTTCCTGCGACACTTCCATTATGGCAAGTTGCTTTAGCAACAGTTTTTGCTGTTGTGATTGCAAAAGAGGTCTTTGGTGGTACAGGTATGAATATTTTGAATGTAGCAATGACTGCAAGAGCATTCTTATATTTTGCATATCCAGCACAAATTTCCGGTGACCAAGTATGGACATACTTAGGCGATAAAGCTCCTGTTGATGGATTTTCCGGTGCAACTGCCCTTGCAGTAGCATACAATGCTGGAGTCGATGGAGAAGTAGCTACTCAAGCATTGGCAGAACACAATTCAAGTGTTCAAGCTGGCATGTTCGAATTCTGGAACCTCTTTATGGGTTGGATACCAGGTTCAATCGGTGAAACATCCACGTTGATGGCTTTGGTAGGTGCAGCTATTTTGATCGCTACTGGAGTAGCATCTTGGAAAATTATCGTTTCTGGTTTTGCAGGTGCATATGCAATGGGTGTTGTATTCAACCTGTTTGCTGGGAATAATGAATACTTAGCAATGCCTGCTGAATACCATTGGGTAATTGGTGGCTTAGCTTTCGGTATTGTATTTATGGCTACCGATCCAGTGTCGGCTGCTCAAACGGAAGTAGGAAAATGGATTTATGGTTTCCTTATTGGTGTGTTGACGGTGATTATTCGTGTAACCAATCCAGCTTATCCAGAGGGGATCATGCTAGCCGTTCTTTTCATGAACGTGTTCGCTCCATTGATCGATTTTTATGTAGTTAAAGCTAATAAGAAAAGGAGGTTACAACGTGCAACAGTCTAA
- the nqrC gene encoding NADH:ubiquinone reductase (Na(+)-transporting) subunit C, whose translation MQQSNAYIITFSVILTVVLGLLLSGTSQVLGPIQKKAVELDTKKQILGAVLEASELRKMSAEEILDYYEKRITSKVVDIDGNLIEKDADGNPIVAENVNVAKNYKMAPEKRQFPMFIFHKEGNPDAAEAFIVQVYGAGLWDEIWGFLALDIDLNTIAGVTFGHKGETPGLGARITEAGVQNRFQGKQIYDDAGSFQSVVMQKGEGRDFSDDLHKVDGISGSTITANGVNNMLRNYLQFYSAYFEKLRSQAGSTDLALVN comes from the coding sequence GTGCAACAGTCTAACGCTTACATCATCACATTTTCAGTAATCCTAACGGTAGTTTTAGGGTTATTGCTATCCGGTACTTCTCAGGTATTGGGACCTATTCAGAAAAAAGCAGTAGAGCTGGATACCAAAAAGCAAATTCTTGGTGCGGTCTTAGAGGCTTCTGAATTGAGAAAAATGAGTGCAGAAGAAATTCTCGACTATTATGAAAAGAGAATTACTTCTAAGGTAGTCGATATTGACGGGAACTTGATTGAAAAGGATGCTGACGGTAATCCTATTGTCGCAGAAAACGTTAATGTTGCTAAGAATTATAAAATGGCTCCTGAAAAGAGACAATTCCCTATGTTTATTTTCCATAAAGAAGGGAATCCAGATGCTGCCGAAGCTTTCATTGTTCAAGTATATGGTGCAGGTCTTTGGGATGAGATATGGGGTTTCTTGGCATTGGATATTGATTTGAATACGATAGCAGGTGTAACTTTTGGACACAAAGGTGAAACACCGGGACTAGGAGCTCGTATCACTGAAGCAGGCGTTCAAAATAGATTTCAAGGAAAGCAAATCTATGATGATGCCGGATCCTTCCAATCTGTTGTGATGCAGAAAGGAGAGGGAAGAGACTTCTCTGATGATCTACATAAAGTAGATGGAATCTCTGGATCAACAATTACAGCTAATGGTGTCAACAATATGTTGAGAAATTATCTGCAGTTTTACAGTGCATATTTTGAGAAGTTGCGTTCTCAAGCAGGCTCCACAGATTTAGCCTTAGTAAATTAA
- a CDS encoding DUF502 domain-containing protein, which translates to MAFTYKRFITYFFRGLLFVVPIALTIYVITWIIKFVDGMIPIPIPGLGTLIILAFITFIGFLASIFVTKPLFEIFERWVFRIPLINILYTSIKDLMSAFVGDKKKFNTPVLVKLSENIYRLGFITQDDLLEIEEETFVSIYTPHSYNFSGNLFLIPKKNIRILHNLSSTEVMKFIVSGGVSNLNIKDSLSDQSGDITGL; encoded by the coding sequence ATGGCATTTACTTATAAACGATTTATCACTTACTTTTTTCGAGGCCTTCTTTTTGTTGTTCCTATTGCCTTGACAATTTATGTGATTACTTGGATCATTAAATTTGTGGATGGCATGATTCCTATACCAATTCCAGGTCTGGGAACTTTGATTATTCTTGCTTTTATTACATTTATTGGGTTTTTGGCGAGCATATTTGTAACCAAGCCTTTGTTTGAAATTTTTGAACGATGGGTATTTAGGATTCCACTGATCAATATCTTGTACACAAGTATCAAAGACTTGATGTCTGCTTTTGTAGGTGATAAGAAAAAGTTTAACACCCCTGTGTTAGTTAAGTTATCTGAGAATATTTACAGACTGGGCTTTATCACACAAGATGATTTGCTCGAAATTGAGGAAGAAACATTTGTATCAATCTATACTCCTCACAGCTATAATTTTTCAGGAAATTTGTTTTTGATACCCAAAAAAAACATCAGGATTTTACATAATTTAAGTAGTACAGAAGTGATGAAATTTATTGTATCTGGAGGAGTTTCAAATTTGAATATCAAGGATTCCTTAAGTGATCAAAGCGGGGATATCACAGGGTTGTAG
- a CDS encoding NADH:ubiquinone reductase (Na(+)-transporting) subunit D has protein sequence MSTETAQAPVKAAEPLLSKRRRKFISDPLVDNNPITIQVLGICSALAVTTQLQPTLVMAISVIFVMVMANLTISLLRNAIPSRVRIIVQLAVIASLVTLVNEVLKAFAFDMYKELSVFVGLIITNCIVMGRLEAFALGNKPYDSILDGFGSALGYAWIILAVAFFRELFGSGSVFGVQIYDAISGLFGEGFSLATNGLMVSPVGAFIILGLIIWVQRTKTGYVEH, from the coding sequence ATGAGCACAGAAACAGCACAGGCCCCTGTTAAAGCAGCGGAGCCACTCTTATCCAAAAGGAGAAGAAAATTCATCAGTGATCCACTGGTTGATAATAACCCAATTACCATCCAAGTATTGGGTATCTGTTCCGCTTTGGCGGTAACAACACAGTTGCAGCCTACCTTAGTAATGGCGATATCCGTAATTTTCGTAATGGTAATGGCTAACTTGACAATTTCCTTGTTAAGAAATGCAATCCCATCACGTGTACGTATCATCGTTCAGTTAGCTGTCATTGCATCATTGGTAACCTTAGTAAATGAAGTATTGAAGGCGTTTGCTTTTGATATGTACAAGGAACTATCGGTATTCGTTGGTTTGATTATTACCAACTGTATTGTTATGGGTCGTTTGGAGGCATTTGCATTAGGGAATAAGCCTTATGATTCTATCCTTGATGGTTTTGGATCAGCACTTGGTTATGCTTGGATCATCTTAGCAGTAGCTTTCTTTAGAGAATTATTTGGATCTGGTTCTGTATTCGGTGTGCAGATTTATGATGCGATCTCAGGTCTATTTGGCGAAGGATTTAGCTTAGCAACCAATGGTTTGATGGTATCTCCAGTAGGTGCGTTTATCATCCTTGGTTTGATTATTTGGGTACAGCGTACCAAAACTGGTTATGTAGAACACTAA
- the nqrE gene encoding NADH:ubiquinone reductase (Na(+)-transporting) subunit E, whose amino-acid sequence MELVNLAVKSIFIDNMVFAYFLGMCSFLAVSKKVSTAIGLGAAVIFVLSVTAPTNWLLNEYILKEGALAWAGPTFAAVDLSFLRFIMFIAVIAAMVQLVEMVVEKFAPALYGALGIFLPLIAVNCAILGGSLFMAQRDYTIAEATVYGFGSGVGFFLAMVALAAIREKLKYSNVPDGLKGLGITMLITGLMGIAFMSFMGIDI is encoded by the coding sequence ATGGAATTAGTAAATTTAGCAGTAAAGTCGATTTTCATCGATAACATGGTTTTCGCCTACTTCTTAGGGATGTGTTCTTTTCTAGCCGTTTCCAAAAAAGTAAGTACAGCCATAGGTTTAGGTGCGGCAGTAATCTTCGTATTGTCGGTTACAGCTCCTACTAACTGGTTATTGAATGAATATATTTTGAAAGAGGGAGCTTTGGCTTGGGCAGGACCAACATTTGCAGCAGTTGACCTATCCTTCCTTCGTTTCATCATGTTTATCGCAGTAATTGCTGCGATGGTGCAATTGGTAGAGATGGTTGTAGAGAAATTTGCTCCAGCATTATACGGTGCCTTGGGTATTTTCCTTCCTTTGATCGCTGTAAACTGTGCCATCTTGGGTGGATCCTTATTCATGGCTCAAAGAGATTATACCATTGCTGAAGCAACAGTATATGGCTTTGGTTCCGGTGTAGGTTTCTTCTTAGCAATGGTTGCGCTGGCAGCTATCAGAGAAAAGTTGAAATACTCGAATGTACCTGACGGTTTGAAAGGCTTGGGAATTACCATGCTTATCACCGGTTTAATGGGCATAGCATTTATGTCCTTTATGGGTATTGATATTTAA